GATCGGCTTAATCTGAAAGAAAATGAAGATGCGCGAGGCAGGGAAGTCATGATATTATGCAACCTGGAAGAGGTATATAACTCACCCGGAGGCAATAATATTATTGATTATAAGTTAATATAAATATAAAACATTTCGGGACTTCAGCAGATTGAAGTGGGACTATTAAAAGTGACTATACATCATTTTTAAGTCATACTAATACTGAAGTCTCGAAACATCTTCATTTCAGTTTAAAATCATTATAAACGATTACTGACTTCAAAAACGTTTCCTGTCATAATCAATGATTCATAACGTTATTATCAATGACTCCTAACATTAACAATGATTCCTATCATTAACAACAACTCTTATCAATATCAGTGTTTAACACCATTAATTAATCAACCATTAATTATCTCCCCACCATTCGGATGCAGGCATTGCCCGCTCATATAGCTTGAATCTTCAGATGCAAGAAACAGAAAGCATGTTGCCACCTCATTAGGTTCACCCGCTCTTCCAAAAGGAGTATCACTACCAAATTCCGAAACCCTTTTCTTATCGAAAGAGGATGCAATAAGCGGAGTCCAGATTGGTCCGGGTGCTACAGCATTAACACGAATATGTTTAGGAGCCAGGTTCTGAGCCAGACTCCTTGTAAAACTAATTATTGCACCTTTAGTTGCCGAGTAATCAATTAACTTGGAGCTACCTCTGTAGGCAGTCACTGATGCCGTATTTACAATAACACTCCCCTTTTTCAAATGAGGCATAGCATATTTAGTTACCCAAAAATAGGAAAACACATTCGTATAGAAAGTGCGTTCAAGCTGTTCGGTCGTTATATCCTCTATTTTCTCCGACTCCCAATGCAGCGCAGCATTATTTATAAGGATATCTAACTTAGAGAATTTAGCAATAGTTCTATCCACAGCTTTTTTACAGTTGGCCTCTCTTGATAAATCACCCTTGATAAGCAAACACTCCCTGCCTGCTTGTTCAATCTCTTTTTTCGTTGATTCAGCATCCTCAGTCTCGCTCAGATATGCAATTGCAATATCCGCTCCATGAGAAGCAAAAAGCAGTGCAGTAGCCTTACCTATACCGCTATCACCACCCGTAATCAAAGCCACCTTCCCATCCAGCTTTTTATAATTGTCCAGTGGAGTCGATTCCGGCTCAGGCTTCATCCGTTTCTCCGTACCGGGACGTCTCTGCTCCTGTTTTGGTCTTATTTTCTCAGGCTGTTTTGTCTTCATAAATCCAGTTTATAAAAAAAATGTTCTTTCTAATACGCATGAAAGTCGCATCAAAAAGAACATTCTCTCAGTTAAGGTTCTCTACTCAGCTTTCGCCTCTTTATTTACAGCCGTCACTGCCAGATCAGTAAGAGACAAATCAGTAGATTTCTCTTCAAGCAAAGTCTCCTCAAGAACGTTAGCTGCCTCATACAGTCCCAACGTCTTTGCCAGAGCAGCCAAACTTCCATATGTTGCTATCTCATAATGCTCCACCTTCTGAGAAGCAATTATTATAGCCACATCCCTCACCATTGTTCCTTTTTCGGTATCCTCCAGAACACTTTCACCCTCTTTCAGGATACCATCAATAGCATCACATTTTTTCTTTTCAGGCTTCTCACCCAGCAGCTTGAAAACCTCTTCAAGTCGCTTAACCTGAGTCTGCGTCTGAGTATAATGTTTATTGATACCTTTTTTAAGATCTCCCGATGTTGCAGCAGCCTCCATCTTTTTAAGACCCTTCAGAATCTCTCCCTCAGCGTAATATATATCTTTTAAAGAATCTGTCAGAAACTCCTTGAGTTTACCCTCATCCTCTTTGTTCAACTGCGCCTTTGTGCTGCTCTTCGTCGATTTACTCTTATTCTCATCTTTTTTTGTTGCCATAATTAATTTAATTTAGTTGATCACACATTATTCGAATTTTAAAACGAATTTTCTTTTTTTGTACGATTGAAACCTGTGTGATATTCCAATCATTACTTGACAACCTTAAATCAGGATTATCAATTTACATCTCTTTTTTTAACGGTTATTCCTCCGACAATCAGTTATATTACAGACAGTCATATTTTTACAGACAATCAGTTATACATTCAGACAGTCATATTTTACAAACTATCAGACGATTCGACAATCAGATTGCCTCAATAACACGTTTGAAGTTTTTTATATCATCACGAATAATTTTCTCCAGCGAAGGAGTGAAAAGCTTAGCCACCCCTGAGCCCAGTTTTCCTGCCGGAGCCTTGTATGAAATATTCACCCTGATCAGCGTACTATCATCATCCAGATCGATAAATCTTACGAGTCCCGTATTTTCAACCTGCGAATCAGGCATACTCTTCCATTTAATATACTCACCCGGCACGTCAGAAGTGATCTCACATTTCCACTCTATAGTTCCGAAACCACCGGGGATTTTTGCTTTCCATACAGAATGATAATCACTTAGCGCACGCACCGATTCAAGATGATTCATAAACTGAGGAAGATTTTCGATCTGACGCCAGAAGGCATACACCTCATCCCGTGGTCTGTTTACAGTAACATCAGCTTCAACAAGAACAGATTTAGAGTTCGTTGAAGTGTTCATACCTATAGTTTTGTAAACAGGGCAAACACCTTTAATACCCCTATAGAGCAGGGCACCGCC
This portion of the Lascolabacillus massiliensis genome encodes:
- a CDS encoding SDR family oxidoreductase is translated as MKTKQPEKIRPKQEQRRPGTEKRMKPEPESTPLDNYKKLDGKVALITGGDSGIGKATALLFASHGADIAIAYLSETEDAESTKKEIEQAGRECLLIKGDLSREANCKKAVDRTIAKFSKLDILINNAALHWESEKIEDITTEQLERTFYTNVFSYFWVTKYAMPHLKKGSVIVNTASVTAYRGSSKLIDYSATKGAIISFTRSLAQNLAPKHIRVNAVAPGPIWTPLIASSFDKKRVSEFGSDTPFGRAGEPNEVATCFLFLASEDSSYMSGQCLHPNGGEIING
- a CDS encoding YciE/YciF ferroxidase family protein gives rise to the protein MATKKDENKSKSTKSSTKAQLNKEDEGKLKEFLTDSLKDIYYAEGEILKGLKKMEAAATSGDLKKGINKHYTQTQTQVKRLEEVFKLLGEKPEKKKCDAIDGILKEGESVLEDTEKGTMVRDVAIIIASQKVEHYEIATYGSLAALAKTLGLYEAANVLEETLLEEKSTDLSLTDLAVTAVNKEAKAE
- a CDS encoding SRPBCC family protein, with product MSMENNDYNITICPQNVGSAERIISIVAGALIFSRAGSGSNKLLKAVVGGALLYRGIKGVCPVYKTIGMNTSTNSKSVLVEADVTVNRPRDEVYAFWRQIENLPQFMNHLESVRALSDYHSVWKAKIPGGFGTIEWKCEITSDVPGEYIKWKSMPDSQVENTGLVRFIDLDDDSTLIRVNISYKAPAGKLGSGVAKLFTPSLEKIIRDDIKNFKRVIEAI